Proteins encoded in a region of the Sugiyamaella lignohabitans strain CBS 10342 chromosome B, complete sequence genome:
- the ROT2 gene encoding glucan 1,3-alpha-glucosidase ROT2 (Glucosidase II catalytic subunit; required for normal cell wall synthesis; mutations in rot2 suppress tor2 mutations, and are synthetically lethal with rot1 mutations; GO_component: GO:0005783 - endoplasmic reticulum [Evidence IEA,IEA]; GO_component: GO:0005783 - endoplasmic reticulum [Evidence ISS] [PMID 8910335]; GO_component: GO:0005788 - endoplasmic reticulum lumen [Evidence IDA] [PMID 16373354]; GO_component: GO:0017177 - glucosidase II complex [Evidence IPI] [PMID 16373354]; GO_component: GO:0005739 - mitochondrion [Evidence IDA] [PMID 14576278]; GO_component: GO:0005739 - mitochondrion [Evidence IDA] [PMID 16823961]; GO_function: GO:0030246 - carbohydrate binding [Evidence IEA]; GO_function: GO:0003824 - catalytic activity [Evidence IEA]; GO_function: GO:0033919 - glucan 1,3-alpha-glucosidase activity [Evidence IEA]; GO_function: GO:0033919 - glucan 1,3-alpha-glucosidase activity [Evidence IMP] [PMID 16373354]; GO_function: GO:0016787 - hydrolase activity [Evidence IEA]; GO_function: GO:0016798 - hydrolase activity, acting on glycosyl bonds [Evidence IEA]; GO_function: GO:0004553 - hydrolase activity, hydrolyzing O-glycosyl compounds [Evidence IEA]; GO_process: GO:0005975 - carbohydrate metabolic process [Evidence IEA]; GO_process: GO:0009272 - fungal-type cell wall biogenesis [Evidence IMP] [PMID 9430631]; GO_process: GO:0008152 - metabolic process [Evidence IEA]) — MQRMKLFLILAAVLFGQTIAVKEYLFRTCDQNPFCKRNRYYADRVDEQDHGIWKSPYRLDLPSVVVEGKAGSGTIIGTVLKTVEAANVEVELPLTVSFLESSKSVRISIDERLRRDGNIDVFGDGLARPERYNITEWALIDGALEPLQNVLEVEELANGISIQYGESNRLEIQADPLKFTFYRAGSPSVVLNEKGYLNYEHWRPIEDTEVQEVGGDSQDVLELKRNKHMSDLELDEGLWEDTFDSKKDIKSRGPEAIALDATFPGFSHVYGIPEHADSMSLRETRGDKKQVDGEIIHSNPYRLYNVDIFEYETNSPMAMYGSIPFIQAHKQDQSVGVFWANAADTYVDITKDKKSTTTHWISEAGLLDVFVILGDSPAEISTLYSKLTGTVSMPQSFAIGYHQCRWNYNTQEDVLDVNEKMDEHDIPYDVIWLDIEYTMEKKYFTWNEALFPDHVSMMSDLDKTKRKLVAIIDPHIKVADNYDVVKTLKSELLAVKNSKGELFYGHCWPGESVWIDTLSPMARSYWTSLFASGTSFGGDSQNLHIWNDMNEPSVFSGPESSMPKDNIHYGSWEHRDVHNLVGLTFHNATVDAMAKRYNFEQRPFVLTRSYFAGSQRIGPMWTGDNMAKWEYLEQATPMLLTSGIAGMPFCGADVGGFFGNPSSELLTRWYQAGAFYPFFRGHAHIDAKRREPYIPPPPYNTTISNAIKLRYRLLPTFYTAFYESSIDGSPILKPTFYVTPSNEKTYAIDDQFFVGNSGILVKPVTKESATSVDVYLPDNEVYYDFDNFAVTYSGEGYHSIDTPLEKIPVLLRGGHIHARRERPRRSATLMKNDPYTIVIALDKNGDAEGKLYLDDGESYDYQKGEFVLQTIKYSSKERTITGQPTAESSSKLYPFSSLPIEKIVIIHSSEAAPVVADSLVTINEGSKSWTAEVQQSDSVSVTTIRNPRMSVGGHWSVVL, encoded by the coding sequence ATGCAGAGAATGAAATTATTCTTGATCCTGGCAGCTGTACTATTTGGTCAGACCATTGCTGTAAAAGAGTATCTGTTTAGAACTTGCGATCAGAATCCTTTTTGCAAAAGAAATCGATACTATGCTGACCGTGTAGATGAACAGGATCATGGTATATGGAAGTCTCCTTACAGGCTAGACTTACCCAGCGTAGTTGTGGAAGGAAAAGCTGGAAGTGGTACTATTATTGGCACTGTTTTGAAAACTGTGGAGGCTGCCAATGTTGAAGTGGAGCTACCGCTAACGGTCTCATTCTTGGAGTCGTCAAAATCGGTCCGCATTTCCATAGATGAGAGGCTTCGACGAGATGGTAACATCGATGTATTCGGAGATGGCCTTGCTCGCCCAGAAAGATATAATATAACTGAGTGGGCTCTGATAGATGGTGCCCTGGAACCGTTACAGAATGTTCTCGAAGTTGAGGAATTGGCAAATGGAATCAGTATTCAGTATGGTGAGTCTAACAGATTGGAAATCCAGGCTGACCCTTTAAAGTTTACATTTTATAGGGCGGGATCTCCTTCTGTCGTACTTAATGAAAAAGGTTACCTGAATTATGAGCATTGGAGGCCAATTGAGGATACGGAAGTGCAGGAAGTCGGTGGTGATTCTCAGGACGTTCTCGAGTTGAAACGCAACAAACATATGTCCGACTTGGAGCTCGATGAAGGTTTATGGGAGGACACATTTGATTCCAAAAAAGATATTAAAAGCCGTGGTCCAGAGGCAATTGCATTGGACGCAACATTTCCTGGTTTCAGTCATGTATATGGTATTCCAGAACATGCTGATTCAATGTCTCTCCGTGAGACTCGCGGAGATAAAAAACAAGTAGATGGGGAGATAATTCATTCAAACCCCTATCGTCTTTATAATGTGgatatttttgaatatgAAACAAATAGTCCTATGGCTATGTATGGCTCAATTCCATTTATCCAGGCCCACAAGCAAGATCAATCTGTTGGTGTTTTCTGGGCgaatgctgctgataccTATGTTGACATTACGAAGGATAAAAAATCTACTACAACTCATTGGATTTCAGAAGCTGGCTTACTGGATGTATTTGTGATTCTTGGTGATTCTCCAGCTGAAATTTCTACATTATACAGCAAGTTGACGGGTACTGTGAGCATGCCCCAAAGTTTTGCGATTGGATATCACCAATGCAGGTGGAATTACAATACCCAGGAAGATGTTTTGGACGTTAACGAAAAGATGGATGAGCATGATATCCCATATGATGTCATTTGGCTTGATATTGAATATACTATGGAAAAGAAATATTTTACTTGGAACGAGGCTCTATTCCCAGACCACGTTTCAATGATGTCAGATTTGGACAAGACTAAACGGAAACTGGTCGCTATTATTGATCCTCATATCAAGGTTGCTGACAATTATGATGTTGTCAAGACTCTAAAAAGCGAGCTTTTGGCGGTAAAAAACTCCAAGGGAGAGCTGTTTTACGGACACTGCTGGCCTGGTGAATCTGTATGGATCGACACGCTGTCTCCCATGGCTCGCTCATACTGGACGTCATTATTTGCATCTGGAACGAGTTTCGGTGGCGATTCTCAGAATCTTCATATCTGGAATGACATGAATGAACCATCTGTATTCAGTGGACCAGAGTCTTCTATGCCTAAAGATAACATCCATTACGGTAGTTGGGAGCATCGTGATGTCCATAACCTTGTTGGACTCACATTTCACAATGCTACTGTTGACGCTATGGCTAAAAGATATAATTTTGAACAAAGGCCATTTGTTCTCACCAGGTCATATTTTGCTGGATCCCAAAGAATCGGTCCTATGTGGACAGGCGATAATATGGCAAAATGGGAATACTTGGAACAAGCAACACCGATGCTGCTTACTTCTGGAATTGCTGGTATGCCATTTTGTGGGGCTGACGTAGGTGGGTTTTTTGGTAATCCTTCATCTGAATTATTGACTAGATGGTATCAAGCAGGTGCATTTTATCCATTCTTTAGAGGACACGCACATATTGATGCTAAACGTCGTGAGCCATAtattcctcctcctccttaCAATACTACTATCAGCAATGCTATTAAGCTAAGATACAGACTATTACCTACCTTCTACACTGCATTTTATGAATCGTCAATTGATGGGTCACCAATTTTGAAACCTACATTTTACGTTACTCCATCAAATGAGAAAACGTATGCGATTGATGATCAGTTTTTTGTTGGAAATTCAGGTATCCTTGTCAAACCAGTTACAAAGGAGTCAGCTACATCTGTTGATGTATATCTTCCTGATAACGAGGTGTACTATGACTTTGATAATTTTGCAGTCACATATTCAGGAGAGGGCTATCACAGCATTGATACGCCTCTGGAAAAGATTCCTGTTCTTCTCAGAGGTGGTCATATCCATGCCAGAAGAGAACGACCACGTAGATCGGCTACTCTAATGAAAAACGATCCTTATACAATTGTTATTGCGTTGGACAAAAATGGTGATGCAGAGGGAAAACTCTATCTTGATGACGGGGAGTCTTACGACTACCAGAAAGGTGAATTTGTGCTTCAAACAATCAAATATTCCTCTAAGGAAAGAACAATAACTGGCCAACCAACAGCAGAATCATCATCTAAACTATACCCATTTTCTAGTCTTCCAATCGAGAAGATTGTCATTATTCACTCCTCAGAAGCTGCCCCTGTGGTTGCCGATAGTTTGGTGACCATAAATGAAGGTTCGAAGTCATGGACCGCAGAGGTTCAACAGTCGGACAGTGTTTCCGTTACAACAATCCGCAATCCCCGTATGTCAGTAGGTGGACATTGGTCCGTTGTGCTTTAA
- the OPT2 gene encoding Opt2p (Oligopeptide transporter; member of the OPT family, with potential orthologs in S. pombe and C. albicans; also plays a role in formation of mature vacuoles; GO_component: GO:0016021 - integral component of membrane [Evidence IEA]; GO_component: GO:0016021 - integral component of membrane [Evidence ISM] [PMID 12192589]; GO_component: GO:0005887 - integral component of plasma membrane [Evidence IC] [PMID 9643541]; GO_component: GO:0016020 - membrane [Evidence IEA,IEA]; GO_function: GO:0015198 - oligopeptide transporter activity [Evidence IDA,ISS] [PMID 9643541]; GO_process: GO:0006857 - oligopeptide transport [Evidence IDA,ISS] [PMID 9643541]; GO_process: GO:0015833 - peptide transport [Evidence IEA]; GO_process: GO:0015031 - protein transport [Evidence IEA]; GO_process: GO:0055085 - transmembrane transport [Evidence IEA]; GO_process: GO:0006810 - transport [Evidence IEA]; GO_process: GO:0042144 - vacuole fusion, non-autophagic [Evidence IMP] [PMID 19767828]) — protein sequence MAETDEKTEVKVIANETYDAELLSRIENTAALLGIELNIDEVLFVASRINVRPWQEAVELLKEAYEYHHDDINIDYDALMRMKRLSLGPEGSPDIPVEEFEFEALFEAVIVSDWSPYAEVRAATNFLNDDHEPAETIRMYIVGICYANVGAIVATFFGNRFPSISLGFLSLQLIIYPTGRFLAFILPDWGFKWGGKRYSLNPGPWSFKEQMLATQMMSSVDGTPFSFTVITLQRATQFFNEEWSNNYGYMVLLSLSASFTGYGIAGMLRGLLVYPVRCMWYTVLPLLSMNRSLVKVEIRENVHGWTMTRYTFLLLFTLVSFCWFWFPEFVFQALSYFNWTTWISPQNITLAAVTGVYSGLGLNPISTFDWSVIGGGGMVTPFYSSYVSYVGQLLGFICIVAIYFSKSYYTHYLPINATGVYDNTGASYNVSRIMTPSGGFDAEGYANYSPAFLSAGALINYGASFAIFTCSIVYALLHYRTPMAASFRSMWISFRSADKARKLYTDPFTRNLQVHPEVPEWWFILTLVLSLAMYIIMVEIFPHTDTPVWTVFFGILVNMVFIIPFGLLYATTNVFLDVGLIFQIFIGYMLPHNVNAMMISQCVANNFWEQAQNYITNQKQTHYARIPSRALFRVQYTGTLITIFTTLAVLNWEFTGIKDYCDPHQPQKFTCSSARGSFGSMVLWGTLGPRVYLNGIYPKLKWSFLIGCFLPIPFWLLQKKWPDTWRRWNILVLLSGFSSWAPSNLYYSTGNFYIGALFNWYLRKYYLGWWRKYNYILYAALNTGVAWAQIIVFFSTGYKHLVSINWWGNTVSQGGVNATGYDYNGVPLSTTPDIGYFGPAPGTFPVPA from the coding sequence ATGGCTGAGACTGACGAAAAGACTGAAGTCAAAGTCATTGCGAACGAGACTTATGACGCGGAGCTTCTTAGTCGTATTGAGAACACGGCTGCTCTTCTAGGTATCGAGCTGAATATTGATGAGGTTCTGTTTGTTGCAAGCCGAATCAATGTTCGTCCTTGGCAAGAGGCTGTAGAGCTGCTCAAAGAGGCATATGAATACCATCATGATGACATTAACATTGATTATGATGccttgatgagaatgaaaaGGCTCTCTCTTGGTCCTGAGGGCTCTCCTGATATACCTGTTGAGGAGTTTGAGTTTGAAGCTTTGTTTGAGGCTGTTATTGTGAGCGATTGGTCTCCATACGCGGAAGTTCGTGCTGCCACGAACTTCCTCAATGACGATCATGAACCAGCTGAAACCATCAGAATGTATATTGTTGGTATCTGTTATGCTAATGTTGGTGCTATTGTGGCAACCTTCTTTGGTAATCGTTTTCCTAGCATCAGTTTAGGCTTCTTGTCCCTACAGTTAATTATTTATCCTACTGGTAGGTTCCTTGCTTTTATCCTTCCAGATTGGGGTTTCAAATGGGGTGGAAAGAGATATTCCCTTAACCCTGGTCCATGGTCGTTTAAAGAGCAGATGCTTGCAACTCAAATGATGAGTTCTGTTGATGGAACACCCTTCTCGTTCACTGTCATTACTTTGCAGAGAGCTACTCAGTTTTTTAATGAAGAATGGTCAAACAATTATGGTTACatggttcttctttcccTTTCAGCCTCTTTCACAGGTTATGGTATTGCAGGCATGCTTAGAGGCCTACTCGTGTACCCGGTTCGTTGTATGTGGTATACTGTTCTTCCTTTGCTTTCCATGAATCGTTCTTTGGTAAAAGTTGAAATTAGAGAAAACGTTCACGGCTGGACCATGACTAGATATACCTTCCTTCTTTTGTTTACCTTAGTAAGTTTCTGTTGGTTTTGGTTCCCTGAATTTGTATTCCAAGCTCTGTCATACTTCAACTGGACGACATGGATTTCTCCACAAAATATTACATTGGCAGCTGTAACTGGTGTATATAGTGGTTTGGGACTGAATCCAATCTCTACTTTTGATTGGTCCGTTATTGGAGGGGGCGGTATGGTCACCCCTTTCTATTCTTCTTATGTTTCCTATGTTGGCCAGCTTCTCGGTTTTATATGTATTGttgctatttatttctcGAAATCCTACTACACCCACTATCTGCCGATTAATGCAACGGGTGTTTATGATAACACTGGTGCCTCCTACAATGTTTCTAGGATTATGACCCCTTCAGGTGGATTTGATGCTGAGGGATATGCCAACTATTCACCCGCATTCCTAAGTGCAGGTGCTCTAATCAACTATGGTGCCAGTTTTGCTATTTTCACTTGTTCCATTGTGTATGCACTTCTTCATTATAGAACACCTATGGCTGCTAGTTTCCGCTCGATGTGGATTTCTTTCAGAAGCGCCGATAAAGCTAGAAAGCTGTATACCGACCCTTTCACGAGAAATTTGCAGGTTCACCCCGAGGTCCCGGAGTGGTGGTTTATTCTGACATTGGTCCTTTCTCTAGCGATGTACATTATCATGGTAGAAATATTCCCTCATACCGACACACCAGTTTGGACTGTATTCTTTGGTATCCTCGTCAATATGGTCTTCATTATTCCTTTTGGTTTGTTATATGCTACTACCAATGTCTTCCTTGACGTTGGTCTAATCTTCCAGATCTTTATCGGTTACATGCTTCCACATAACGTCAATGCAATGATGATCAGCCAATGTGTTGCCAACAACTTCTGGGAACAGGCTCAAAACTATATCACTAATCAGAAGCAAACTCATTATGCTCGTATCCCTTCTCGTGCTCTCTTTAGAGTTCAATACACTGGTACCCTGATCACCATTTTCACCACATTGGCGGTTCTCAATTGGGAGTTCACTGGTATTAAGGATTACTGTGATCCACACCAACCGCAAAAGTTTACTTGTTCTTCAGCAAGAGGTAGTTTCGGTTCAATGGTGCTATGGGGTACCCTGGGCCCACGGGTGTATCTAAACGGTATCTATCCTAAGCTCAAGTGGTCTTTCTTGATAGGATGTTTCTTGCCCATCCCCTTCTGGCTCTTACAAAAGAAGTGGCCAGACACATGGAGAAGATGGAATATTCTTGTATTGCTCAGTGGCTTTTCTTCATGGGCTCCTAGTAATCTCTACTATAGTACAGGCAACTTTTATATCGGAGCTTTGTTCAACTGGTACTTGAGAAAGTATTATTTGGGTTGGTGGAGAAAGTACAATTACATTCTGTATGCTGCTTTGAATACAGGTGTAGCTTGGGCTCAAATTATAGTATTTTTCTCAACAGGCTACAAGCACCTTGTAAGCATAAATTGGTGGGGTAATACAGTTTCCCAGGGGGGTGTTAATGCTACTGGTTATGATTACAACGGTGTTCCGCTGTCTACTACCCCAGACATTGGATATTTTGGTCCAGCACCTGGGACCTTTCCAGTTCCTGCGTAG